In Brevibacillus brevis NBRC 100599, a single genomic region encodes these proteins:
- a CDS encoding GNAT family N-acetyltransferase, translated as MLLRRFHETDIDQIITLFYETVHTINKQDYTQEQVNAWASLADLKQRKEVWLKALTSNISYVAEMNGYIVGFSDMSVQGYLDRLFVHKEHQGQGIASALVDTLESEAKKLGLTEIETDSSITARPFFERKGYIVVKSQIVERNSTKLMNFRMKKSLR; from the coding sequence ATGCTACTTCGAAGATTTCATGAGACGGATATTGACCAGATCATCACTTTATTTTATGAGACCGTACATACCATAAATAAGCAAGACTACACGCAAGAACAAGTAAATGCTTGGGCTTCCCTAGCGGATTTGAAGCAGAGGAAAGAGGTCTGGTTGAAAGCTCTGACGAGTAATATTTCCTATGTTGCTGAAATGAATGGTTATATCGTGGGCTTTTCTGACATGAGTGTACAAGGTTACCTGGATAGATTATTTGTTCATAAAGAGCATCAGGGGCAAGGAATTGCTTCAGCATTGGTAGACACACTTGAATCTGAAGCCAAAAAATTAGGTCTAACCGAAATAGAAACCGATTCGAGTATTACCGCTAGACCCTTTTTTGAAAGAAAAGGGTACATCGTAGTAAAATCGCAAATCGTTGAACGCAATAGCACTAAGCTGATGAATTTTAGAATGAAGAAAAGTTTACGCTAA
- a CDS encoding CD3324 family protein — translation MKCVKANLILPESLLAEIQKYVQGETIYIPKTKVTHQKWGTRTGGRKLLDERNTAIKSSFRAGTAISQLAEEYFLSTETIKKIVYTK, via the coding sequence ATGAAATGTGTGAAAGCAAATTTAATCCTTCCTGAATCGTTACTCGCGGAAATTCAAAAGTACGTGCAAGGAGAAACCATTTATATTCCGAAGACAAAAGTAACCCATCAAAAATGGGGGACGCGCACTGGCGGAAGAAAACTCCTGGATGAGCGGAATACAGCTATTAAAAGCAGTTTTCGGGCCGGGACGGCTATTTCTCAGTTAGCGGAGGAATACTTTTTGTCTACAGAGACGATTAAAAAAATCGTGTATACCAAATAG
- a CDS encoding GNAT family N-acetyltransferase, translating to MREYRLISDYKHIETYKESFNDLAKQIFQLDFREWDNKGFWNDNYVCYSYLDGDQVIANASASKMIVTSNGKDYKALQIGTVMTHPAYRNQGLAAKLMNHILEICEKEYDFIYLYANDTVLDFYPKFGFERVPESSFRLLATDLKKHVEQKSVLRKLDVDNEADFDIMKEFAAKRIPVSTRLGIKDSEHLLMFYFLLVFRDAIYYLEEADVIVLFEREDGQLHVFDVVSKKPVDIEMVISHLITAETTIIHFHFMPDSENEKIQSAWMTTTDDVLFVRPSLKMETEHFRFPLTSHA from the coding sequence ATGCGTGAATATCGATTGATTAGTGACTACAAGCATATCGAAACATACAAGGAAAGCTTTAATGACCTCGCCAAGCAGATCTTTCAGCTCGATTTTAGAGAATGGGATAACAAGGGCTTTTGGAATGACAACTATGTCTGCTATTCCTATTTGGATGGGGATCAGGTTATTGCGAACGCTTCTGCCAGTAAGATGATCGTGACATCCAATGGAAAAGACTACAAGGCACTTCAGATCGGAACGGTCATGACGCATCCTGCCTATCGCAACCAGGGGCTGGCAGCGAAATTGATGAACCATATTCTTGAAATATGCGAGAAGGAATACGATTTTATCTATTTGTATGCCAATGATACCGTGCTCGATTTTTATCCGAAGTTTGGATTTGAGAGAGTACCTGAAAGTAGTTTTCGTTTATTGGCAACCGATTTGAAAAAGCACGTGGAACAAAAATCGGTCTTGCGTAAGCTGGATGTTGATAATGAGGCTGATTTTGATATTATGAAGGAATTTGCTGCGAAAAGAATCCCCGTTTCAACGAGACTAGGCATCAAAGATAGCGAGCATCTGTTGATGTTTTACTTTTTGCTTGTTTTTCGGGATGCGATCTATTATCTCGAAGAGGCGGATGTGATTGTCTTATTTGAACGAGAAGATGGACAACTGCATGTATTTGATGTTGTAAGTAAAAAACCAGTTGATATAGAAATGGTCATTTCTCATTTGATAACCGCTGAGACAACGATCATTCATTTTCACTTTATGCCGGATAGTGAGAATGAAAAGATCCAATCTGCATGGATGACAACAACCGATGATGTCTTATTTGTTCGCCCCTCGTTAAAAATGGAGACAGAACATTTTCGTTTTCCGCTTACTTCCCACGCATAA
- a CDS encoding HelD family protein, which produces MSTQHRDYEWEQKKLDETISAIDEEMEQLRNEIREATDDYVKQVVNSKKAKDLRYLEDQGREKPYFGRVDFLKDEIYELDQVYIGKRGIVRSDTFDSVVVDWRAPIASLYYSGESKDAFYRMGREIVRGEVRLKRNFAIEDGKIVGIYDGAVKETINREMGHPDEFLQEGFIDEFLAANLNQANDSRLKDIVATIQSEQNDIIRAEKERPIVVQGVAGSGKTTIALHRLSYLIYNFQDSMMSKKFMVFAPNRMFLTYISEVLPELGVDDVQQSTFVDWAARLVKPLLPKGWRIVSPDKPLQLFFEEGQDERQQEMTRNRLRFKGSLACREALEQYIRHIVETRIPFKKLSFLYNKTKQVFSIPGDFIRQCFLEQFANMPYHRRVEALRKHLKQEMNKQLFAHLRERKVDLDKEGLYKFEKMLEQILDTYLTSFPRLEIFTAYRELIADEELLRKLAPADISDEVVRDVTQSSAALFAEERLEPEDIAPLLYLQHIVEGMNKAEHFDHTVVDEAQDLSALEIAVIALATKRNSLTIVGDIAQGIHSYRGIHAWEELTKGIFAQLFPSYYTLSQSYRSTIEIMRCANEVLRQIELPETVLAKPVLRHGEKPIMVKARSRAQLWEDISSRVADYQSEGFKTIAIVAKTILASKKAHKGLQDKIADLTLLGSKDNQFPGGVTVMPAFLTKGLQFDVVILLDVDAYQNNEWDAKLLYVAMTRPVHRLVMTQVDDVSSPLLIDLPTALYTMATDE; this is translated from the coding sequence GTGAGTACACAGCATCGTGATTATGAATGGGAACAAAAAAAGCTGGATGAAACCATTTCAGCTATTGATGAAGAAATGGAGCAGCTTCGCAATGAAATTCGCGAGGCAACCGATGACTATGTGAAACAGGTCGTTAACTCTAAAAAGGCAAAGGATTTGCGCTACCTGGAAGATCAGGGGCGAGAGAAGCCTTATTTCGGCAGAGTGGACTTCTTGAAGGATGAAATCTACGAGCTGGATCAGGTCTACATAGGAAAACGGGGAATTGTACGCAGCGATACATTTGATTCTGTCGTCGTGGATTGGCGTGCGCCTATCGCCAGTCTTTATTATTCTGGTGAGAGCAAAGACGCGTTTTATCGGATGGGACGCGAGATCGTGCGTGGAGAAGTTCGATTAAAGCGTAATTTTGCGATTGAAGACGGGAAGATCGTCGGTATCTATGATGGAGCGGTAAAAGAAACAATTAACCGCGAAATGGGGCATCCTGACGAGTTTTTGCAGGAGGGCTTCATCGATGAATTTTTGGCAGCCAATTTAAATCAGGCGAACGATAGCAGACTAAAAGACATCGTCGCTACCATTCAATCCGAGCAAAATGATATTATTCGGGCGGAAAAAGAACGGCCCATTGTCGTGCAAGGTGTAGCGGGGAGCGGAAAAACGACGATTGCGCTGCACCGGCTCTCCTATTTGATTTATAACTTCCAGGATTCCATGATGTCCAAAAAATTCATGGTGTTTGCGCCAAACCGGATGTTTCTTACCTATATATCCGAGGTTTTGCCGGAGTTGGGAGTCGATGACGTTCAACAGTCTACCTTTGTAGATTGGGCAGCGCGTCTTGTGAAGCCTCTGCTGCCAAAAGGGTGGAGAATCGTGAGTCCCGATAAGCCTCTTCAATTGTTCTTCGAAGAAGGGCAGGACGAGCGCCAGCAAGAAATGACGCGAAACAGGCTTCGCTTCAAAGGATCGCTCGCTTGTCGGGAGGCGCTGGAGCAATACATTCGGCATATCGTCGAAACGAGAATCCCTTTTAAGAAACTCAGCTTTTTATACAACAAAACAAAGCAAGTCTTTTCCATTCCGGGTGATTTTATTCGCCAATGCTTCTTGGAGCAATTCGCCAATATGCCGTATCATCGTCGAGTAGAAGCGCTTCGCAAGCATTTAAAACAAGAAATGAACAAGCAATTATTTGCCCATTTACGAGAACGAAAAGTCGATTTGGACAAAGAAGGCTTGTACAAATTCGAGAAAATGCTGGAGCAAATCCTGGATACGTACCTGACTTCGTTTCCAAGACTGGAAATCTTCACAGCTTATCGCGAGCTGATTGCTGATGAGGAATTGCTGCGCAAACTCGCACCTGCTGACATTTCAGACGAAGTTGTGCGTGATGTGACTCAGTCAAGTGCTGCGCTGTTTGCAGAGGAGCGATTGGAGCCCGAAGATATCGCGCCATTGCTATACTTGCAGCATATTGTGGAAGGAATGAATAAGGCGGAGCATTTTGATCATACGGTCGTGGATGAAGCACAAGACTTGAGTGCGTTAGAAATAGCTGTCATTGCATTGGCAACCAAGCGAAACTCGCTCACGATCGTGGGAGATATTGCGCAAGGCATTCATAGCTACCGAGGAATTCATGCTTGGGAAGAGTTGACCAAGGGGATATTTGCGCAGCTGTTTCCTTCCTATTATACGTTGTCGCAAAGCTATCGTTCGACAATTGAGATTATGCGCTGTGCTAACGAAGTGTTGCGGCAAATTGAATTGCCCGAGACGGTATTGGCAAAACCGGTTTTGCGTCATGGTGAAAAACCAATCATGGTCAAGGCTCGTTCACGAGCGCAACTGTGGGAGGACATCTCTTCGCGTGTGGCAGACTACCAGTCGGAAGGCTTCAAAACGATTGCGATCGTAGCGAAAACGATCCTAGCGAGTAAAAAAGCACATAAAGGCCTGCAAGACAAGATAGCTGATCTGACTCTGTTAGGCAGCAAGGATAACCAATTTCCAGGTGGCGTAACCGTCATGCCTGCTTTTTTAACAAAAGGCTTGCAGTTTGATGTGGTCATTTTGCTGGATGTGGACGCCTATCAAAATAATGAATGGGACGCGAAGCTATTGTATGTCGCGATGACACGTCCAGTCCATCGGCTTGTTATGACGCAGGTTGATGACGTTTCTTCACCGTTGCTAATAGATTTACCAACAGCGCTCTACACCATGGCTACTGACGAATAA
- a CDS encoding MFS transporter, protein MKSTWKVYVLALISFLVGTSNYIVSGILDRIAETLGTNVAAAGQLITVYSLAYAVGTPILMALTAKMDRLKLLLYSLGLFIAANLLTFIMSDFGFFITARIITALGAGVVTVNALSIAAKIAPPGKQASAIANVTMGITASLIIGVPLGRMIASAFGWKAVFLAIAIVAGLAMLVIAGVIPRMQGDKPIPLIKQFALLKKRQVLVALAITFFWLGGYSLVYTYLSPFLLEVTHLHESLISAALFVFGVASLIGSKVGGYSADKHGIKYTLVSGMVLHVISLILLSLVGQSVIAVFAILILWSFAAWSSAPAQQFNLVSLVPESTGVMLSLNSSMMQLAMAVGAGIGGLIVNRVSLASITWFGVLGVLIAIIAVFVLSRMASRHSVVQSVE, encoded by the coding sequence ATGAAGAGCACTTGGAAAGTTTACGTTCTAGCCTTGATCAGCTTTTTAGTTGGAACATCCAATTACATCGTTTCTGGAATATTAGACCGAATTGCAGAAACATTGGGAACAAACGTTGCGGCAGCAGGTCAGCTCATTACGGTTTATTCCCTGGCCTATGCGGTCGGCACTCCTATTTTGATGGCGCTGACGGCCAAAATGGACCGGCTTAAGCTCCTACTTTATTCGCTGGGCCTCTTTATTGCCGCAAACCTGCTGACATTTATAATGTCTGACTTTGGTTTCTTCATTACCGCGAGAATCATTACGGCGTTAGGCGCCGGGGTGGTCACAGTTAACGCGCTAAGTATCGCCGCCAAAATTGCTCCGCCAGGTAAGCAGGCCAGCGCCATCGCGAACGTCACCATGGGCATTACCGCATCGCTCATCATCGGCGTCCCGCTGGGCAGAATGATAGCCTCTGCTTTTGGCTGGAAAGCGGTATTTCTGGCCATTGCGATTGTCGCGGGCTTGGCCATGCTTGTCATTGCTGGAGTTATACCACGTATGCAGGGCGACAAGCCTATCCCTCTGATCAAACAATTTGCTTTGTTAAAAAAACGTCAGGTTTTGGTTGCTTTAGCGATTACTTTTTTCTGGTTGGGAGGATATTCCCTCGTCTATACTTACTTATCCCCTTTTCTGCTAGAGGTAACTCATTTACATGAATCATTGATTAGCGCAGCTCTGTTCGTGTTCGGCGTTGCCAGTTTGATTGGCTCGAAAGTCGGCGGCTACAGTGCGGATAAACATGGCATCAAATACACGCTCGTTTCTGGGATGGTGCTTCACGTCATTTCGTTGATTTTGCTATCTTTAGTCGGACAGTCGGTCATTGCCGTATTCGCCATTTTGATCCTCTGGTCTTTTGCCGCATGGTCATCTGCTCCCGCGCAGCAATTTAACCTAGTTTCGCTTGTTCCTGAATCCACGGGCGTCATGCTGAGCTTGAACAGTTCCATGATGCAGCTTGCCATGGCTGTCGGCGCAGGAATTGGCGGGCTGATCGTTAACCGTGTTTCTTTAGCATCCATTACCTGGTTCGGCGTACTCGGCGTACTCATCGCCATCATTGCTGTGTTTGTATTATCCAGAATGGCATCACGGCATTCGGTGGTTCAATCAGTGGAGTAA
- a CDS encoding DUF896 domain-containing protein: protein MVSDAEIKRINELVKKSREEGLTEEEKLEQKALRQKYIDAVKLSLRANLDSIRYVEDLEENKPKQ from the coding sequence GTGGTATCTGACGCAGAAATTAAACGCATTAACGAATTGGTCAAAAAATCTCGCGAAGAAGGTTTAACCGAAGAGGAAAAGCTCGAGCAAAAAGCATTGCGCCAAAAGTACATTGACGCCGTTAAGCTTTCACTGAGAGCAAATTTGGATTCCATCCGTTATGTGGAAGACCTTGAAGAAAATAAGCCAAAACAGTAA
- the crcB gene encoding fluoride efflux transporter CrcB, producing the protein MAWIAVAVGGAVGSLVRYLLSLLANQPEWPWGTWIANVCGSLIIGILFVLGKERGILSPTLYLLFATGVMGGFTTFSSFSLEVVTFWGEGHLLRGTLYALLSLGVGLLSCAVGIWLARQWS; encoded by the coding sequence ATGGCGTGGATAGCTGTGGCGGTTGGCGGAGCAGTTGGCTCTCTTGTGCGCTACCTATTGTCTTTACTCGCAAATCAGCCGGAATGGCCGTGGGGAACCTGGATCGCCAATGTTTGTGGATCCTTGATCATTGGCATCTTGTTCGTGCTGGGGAAAGAACGTGGCATTTTATCTCCAACACTCTATCTCTTATTTGCAACGGGTGTCATGGGAGGATTTACGACTTTCTCTAGCTTCTCCTTGGAAGTGGTCACTTTTTGGGGAGAAGGACATCTGTTGCGGGGCACATTATATGCTCTTCTCAGTTTGGGAGTCGGTCTACTTTCATGTGCGGTTGGAATATGGCTGGCTAGGCAATGGTCCTGA
- the yneA gene encoding cell division suppressor protein YneA — MNSSTVRNRFEKKEERRVRFGITRGQALLFLITFTLFFYLLTELVFAASPMDEPQGIEVTVQSGDSLWSLAVRYSDQHTDVRDYIIEIKEANGLDSNWIYPGQTLIMPDMP; from the coding sequence ATGAATTCATCGACAGTACGTAATCGTTTCGAGAAAAAAGAAGAACGTCGTGTTCGTTTTGGTATCACGAGAGGTCAAGCACTCTTGTTTCTTATTACATTTACTCTCTTTTTTTACTTGTTGACCGAACTAGTGTTTGCTGCTTCACCAATGGACGAGCCACAAGGCATAGAAGTAACCGTACAATCCGGAGATAGTCTATGGTCGTTAGCTGTTCGCTACTCAGATCAGCATACGGATGTTCGTGACTATATCATAGAAATTAAGGAAGCGAACGGCTTGGATAGCAACTGGATTTACCCGGGTCAGACTCTGATCATGCCTGATATGCCGTAA
- a CDS encoding DUF4269 domain-containing protein — MKNWHDLSYLGRGTMRQKAAWKAIQQTHIMEVLADYRPVLAGTIPLDIDVEQSDLDIICESRDLDQFEQVVRKAFGCLTSFEVTKLDLKGIPTCVISFFTAGFWFELFAQPVAVEKQNAYRHMDIEARLLHIGGLDACIHIRALKQDGLKTEPAFARYFHIPGDDPYEALLQLESLTEQELRQRVQPLRKD, encoded by the coding sequence ATGAAAAATTGGCATGATCTCTCTTACCTGGGCAGAGGAACGATGCGCCAAAAAGCGGCGTGGAAAGCGATTCAACAGACGCATATCATGGAAGTACTAGCCGATTACCGTCCAGTGCTTGCCGGAACCATCCCATTGGACATTGATGTTGAGCAAAGCGATCTGGATATTATTTGTGAGAGTCGTGATCTGGATCAGTTTGAGCAGGTTGTCCGTAAAGCGTTTGGCTGCTTAACCAGCTTTGAAGTGACAAAACTCGATCTAAAAGGGATTCCCACGTGCGTTATTTCGTTTTTCACAGCTGGCTTTTGGTTTGAATTGTTTGCTCAACCGGTTGCAGTCGAAAAGCAAAACGCCTATCGTCATATGGACATCGAAGCACGATTATTACATATAGGGGGCTTGGATGCGTGTATACATATCAGGGCTCTGAAGCAAGACGGCCTCAAAACAGAACCTGCATTTGCTCGATACTTTCATATTCCGGGTGATGATCCGTATGAGGCCTTGTTGCAATTGGAGTCGTTGACCGAACAGGAATTACGCCAAAGAGTTCAGCCCCTACGAAAGGATTAA
- a CDS encoding HesB/IscA family protein, whose translation MKLKITRNAAKQLAPIIEQEEDKELKLRVYITHAHGDHAHYGLALDKPTEEDVVISTDKEIDVIVKKDEPLLDGVVIDYLFLPQEGFVITNPSKGNTGDH comes from the coding sequence GTGAAACTAAAAATCACTCGTAACGCTGCCAAGCAATTGGCTCCAATCATCGAGCAAGAAGAAGACAAAGAATTGAAACTGCGCGTTTATATTACGCACGCTCACGGTGATCATGCACATTACGGACTCGCTCTGGACAAGCCAACAGAAGAAGATGTTGTGATCTCTACCGACAAAGAGATCGATGTGATCGTGAAAAAGGATGAGCCTTTGCTGGATGGCGTCGTCATTGATTACCTCTTCTTGCCACAAGAAGGTTTTGTGATTACGAACCCTTCTAAAGGTAACACAGGCGACCACTAA
- a CDS encoding DUF456 domain-containing protein: MEIFLWVVVVLLFLLSIAGIFLPVLPDTILLWGGFLLYHFFIADPGAGLPASFWWGMVVLSILLYGADLLTNMYFVKKYGGSKWSSIAAAAGIILGIFVFPPFGMLILPFVFVVLVELMVQKQSMERAVKAGVGSLIGFLGSAVVKVILQVTMIIWFFIAR, from the coding sequence ATGGAAATATTTTTGTGGGTCGTGGTTGTGTTATTGTTCCTGCTAAGCATCGCAGGAATTTTCTTGCCCGTTTTACCTGATACGATCTTGTTGTGGGGGGGCTTTTTGCTCTATCACTTTTTCATTGCAGATCCTGGAGCGGGATTGCCGGCATCCTTTTGGTGGGGAATGGTCGTTCTAAGCATTCTGCTTTACGGTGCTGACTTGCTGACGAACATGTACTTTGTGAAAAAGTACGGGGGGTCCAAGTGGTCGTCCATAGCTGCTGCCGCCGGAATTATCCTCGGGATTTTCGTTTTCCCACCGTTTGGTATGCTGATCTTGCCGTTCGTATTCGTCGTTCTCGTAGAGTTGATGGTACAGAAGCAGTCAATGGAGCGAGCAGTGAAAGCGGGGGTAGGCTCACTAATTGGATTTTTGGGCAGTGCGGTCGTAAAAGTCATCTTGCAAGTTACGATGATCATCTGGTTTTTTATCGCCAGATAA
- a CDS encoding TetR/AcrR family transcriptional regulator: MTIRKNEADPRVIRTRRLLQDAFASLIQEKDFESITVRDIAERATVNRATFYAHFVDKFEILEARLMESFMTIMNHRISGHEGLNEETIQSIFLGVCEFHMGLSTMCKRRNTSLVPVFEIRIKEKIQTILLSFIDKDKMLSTPNQQFLINTASVMLSWGMYGAAYVWNNEGRLISAESFVKQSLPLVMNGAKELLG; encoded by the coding sequence ATGACCATTAGAAAGAATGAAGCTGATCCTCGTGTGATACGTACACGGCGACTCCTTCAAGACGCTTTTGCTTCATTAATTCAAGAAAAAGACTTTGAATCGATAACCGTTAGGGATATTGCAGAGCGAGCTACTGTTAACAGAGCGACTTTTTATGCGCACTTTGTAGATAAATTCGAAATTCTTGAGGCCAGACTAATGGAATCATTTATGACAATCATGAATCATAGAATAAGCGGTCACGAAGGATTGAATGAAGAAACAATTCAGAGTATCTTTCTCGGGGTGTGCGAATTTCACATGGGTCTAAGCACTATGTGCAAAAGAAGAAATACATCGCTTGTACCTGTATTCGAAATTCGAATAAAGGAAAAAATTCAAACGATACTTCTTTCCTTTATAGATAAAGACAAGATGCTATCGACTCCAAACCAGCAATTCTTAATAAATACAGCTTCTGTCATGTTAAGTTGGGGGATGTATGGGGCTGCTTACGTTTGGAACAATGAAGGGCGTCTAATAAGTGCGGAATCATTTGTTAAACAGTCTTTGCCCTTAGTCATGAACGGAGCCAAAGAACTGCTGGGATAG
- a CDS encoding FusB/FusC family EF-G-binding protein encodes MEPFIHTHQYHFIKSRVQAIMNAYATSTDVNVIRARKEIAHEEVFQLFPNMTEEQKEILHPIDSIKEKAEGKQFLNQLSPFVIPFPAITESSIKKLFPKVKKLKVSNLAEIDFSEISYLSWLDTATEKKFIVAYHEGKLIGIHGQFTNVNKKGVCALCNRFEEIGMFILEAKGSGDGTYLKKGNYICQDSVSCNQNIISLDKLNDFIALMVK; translated from the coding sequence ATGGAACCTTTTATCCATACGCATCAATATCACTTCATTAAATCACGCGTTCAAGCAATCATGAACGCCTATGCGACCAGTACAGATGTCAACGTGATTCGTGCTCGAAAAGAAATCGCTCATGAAGAAGTCTTTCAATTGTTCCCAAACATGACGGAAGAACAAAAAGAGATTTTGCATCCGATTGACTCGATAAAAGAAAAGGCAGAAGGAAAGCAGTTTTTGAATCAGCTTTCACCGTTTGTAATTCCATTCCCTGCTATCACAGAGTCTTCCATTAAGAAGCTCTTTCCAAAAGTAAAGAAGCTAAAGGTATCGAATTTAGCTGAGATCGATTTTTCAGAAATCTCTTATCTGAGCTGGCTAGACACTGCGACGGAAAAGAAATTTATTGTTGCTTACCACGAAGGAAAACTGATTGGCATACACGGACAGTTTACAAATGTAAACAAAAAAGGCGTTTGTGCGCTCTGTAATCGCTTTGAGGAGATCGGCATGTTCATCCTTGAAGCCAAAGGTTCCGGGGATGGAACGTATTTGAAAAAAGGAAACTACATTTGCCAAGACAGCGTGTCATGCAATCAAAATATCATTTCGCTGGATAAGCTGAACGATTTTATTGCGCTAATGGTGAAATAA
- the ltaE gene encoding low-specificity L-threonine aldolase, which yields MKIDLRSDTVTKPTEEMLRAMAEAEVGDDVYREDPTVNRLEAIAAEILGKEAALFVTSGTQGNQVAVLTHCVNGDEVIAEADSHIFYYEGGAMSALAGVQTRTLVGERGALRAEEVERAIRGNNIHFPRTKLICLENTHNRAGGAVISVEQMKNVYDIAQKHGVPVHLDGARLFNAAVALGVAVSELSVYADTVQICLSKGLSAPVGSILAGERAFIEEARWWRKKLGGGLRQAGYLAAPGIIALTQMTDRLAEDHERAQQLAKGLRQLSLQVEQVETNIVLVNTDSIGQTAVAFLERLEEKGVLAVDFDEYVIRFTTHRHISDQHIKTVVEAVEELLVTV from the coding sequence ATGAAAATCGATTTGCGAAGTGATACCGTTACGAAGCCAACCGAGGAGATGCTTCGAGCAATGGCGGAAGCGGAGGTTGGGGATGATGTTTACCGGGAGGACCCAACTGTCAATCGTTTGGAAGCGATCGCGGCTGAAATACTCGGAAAGGAAGCTGCGCTGTTCGTAACAAGTGGCACGCAAGGTAATCAGGTCGCTGTTTTGACGCATTGTGTCAACGGAGACGAAGTCATTGCGGAAGCGGATTCGCACATTTTTTACTATGAAGGCGGCGCAATGTCGGCATTGGCTGGCGTGCAAACACGGACGCTGGTTGGTGAACGCGGTGCTCTGCGTGCAGAAGAGGTAGAGAGGGCGATTCGGGGCAACAATATCCATTTTCCTCGGACAAAATTGATCTGTCTCGAAAATACACATAATCGCGCGGGCGGGGCGGTAATCTCTGTTGAGCAAATGAAGAACGTCTATGATATCGCGCAAAAACACGGTGTTCCCGTTCATTTGGACGGTGCTCGTCTCTTCAATGCGGCTGTGGCACTAGGTGTTGCAGTCAGTGAGCTAAGCGTTTATGCCGATACCGTTCAGATTTGCTTGTCCAAAGGGCTGAGTGCTCCAGTTGGTTCCATTTTGGCTGGTGAACGTGCGTTTATCGAAGAAGCGAGATGGTGGAGAAAAAAATTAGGCGGTGGATTGCGTCAGGCAGGGTATTTGGCAGCGCCGGGCATCATCGCTCTGACACAAATGACCGATCGATTGGCAGAAGACCATGAACGGGCACAGCAATTGGCAAAAGGCTTGCGCCAGCTATCGCTTCAGGTGGAGCAAGTCGAGACGAATATCGTGCTGGTGAATACGGACTCGATTGGACAAACAGCTGTCGCCTTCTTGGAACGTTTGGAGGAAAAAGGAGTGCTCGCGGTCGATTTTGACGAGTATGTCATTCGCTTTACGACGCATCGACACATTAGCGATCAACATATCAAGACCGTGGTGGAAGCAGTAGAGGAATTATTGGTAACAGTGTAA
- the lexA gene encoding transcriptional repressor LexA, which yields MSKLSSRQQAIIEFIRKEVRDKGYPPSVREIGEAVGLASSSTVHGHLARLEKKGLIRRDPTKPRAIELLSDEDRFQDNFEDSVVRVPVIGKVTAGQPITAIEDVEEYFPLPDNIVTSDKVYMLRVSGNSMIDAGILDGDYVIVRQQHVANNGDIVVAMTEEDEATVKRFFKEKNHFRLQPENATMEPIILEHVTILGKVIGVYRLIH from the coding sequence ATGTCAAAATTATCGAGTAGACAACAAGCCATCATCGAGTTCATACGAAAGGAAGTTCGTGATAAAGGATATCCGCCTTCTGTACGTGAAATTGGAGAGGCAGTTGGCCTCGCTTCCAGCTCAACGGTACATGGTCATTTGGCACGCTTAGAGAAAAAAGGCCTCATTCGTCGAGATCCTACCAAACCTCGCGCCATCGAATTGCTTTCAGATGAAGATCGTTTTCAAGACAATTTCGAAGACTCTGTCGTCCGTGTGCCAGTAATCGGAAAAGTAACCGCTGGACAACCCATTACAGCCATTGAGGATGTGGAAGAATACTTCCCGCTTCCAGACAATATCGTGACTTCCGACAAGGTCTACATGCTGCGCGTCTCCGGGAATAGCATGATTGATGCCGGGATTCTCGACGGAGACTACGTCATTGTTCGCCAACAGCACGTAGCGAACAATGGTGACATTGTCGTAGCTATGACAGAAGAAGATGAAGCGACCGTCAAAAGATTTTTCAAAGAAAAGAACCACTTCCGTCTCCAACCGGAAAATGCCACGATGGAACCGATCATTCTGGAGCATGTCACCATTCTCGGTAAAGTCATTGGTGTCTATCGCCTCATTCACTAG